The Synechococcus sp. HK05 DNA segment GCATTGTTGAGCTGCGTGAGCGGCTCAGTGCACCTGGGATTGCTGTGCTGTGCGGTCCCTCAGGCGTGGGTAAGAGCAGCCTGCTGAATGCCCTGGTGCCGGAGCTTGCGCTGCGGGTGAGTGCCGTGTCGGGCCGGCTGCAGCGCGGCCGCCACACCACGCGCCACGTGGAGCTGTTCCGCCTGGCGGATGCCGCCTTGCTGGCTGATACACCTGGCTTCAACCGCCCCGACCTACCCCAGGAGCCGGCGGAGCTGGGCCCCCTGTTCCCCGAGATCCGCCAGCGCCTGGCGGATGGGGTTTGCCGGTTCAAGAATTGCCTGCACCAGGGTGATCCCGGTTGTGCCGTCGGCAACGACTGGGACCGCCATCCGCTGTATCTGAGCTGCCTGGAGGCGGTTCAGGCGCAGGCCGCCCGTGACCGCAACCGCAGCGCCGACACGGCTGGGTTTAAACAACGCGGCAGCCGCCGGGAGCCCTTGCTCGACCAGCGGCTGCGCCAGGTATCGCGCCGGCGGCAGCGCCAGAGCGAAGCCGACGAGGACGGGTGAGCCTCAGCCCAAGCCGGGCAGGTTGAGGTTGAGCCCGCCGGTGAGTTCTTCCATCCGCTGCTTCATCGTGCCGGTGGAGAGCTCGTAGGCCGCCTTGAGGGCATCGAGGGTGGCAGCTTCCGCGGCTGGGGCACCTTCGGCCAGCAGGGAGGGATCGAGGCGCACCTTCAGGGGTTGCTGGTTGCCGGAGAGCCACACGCTGGCGCGGCCGCAGCTGCTGGTGCCCTCCAGTTCCATGGCGTCAAGCTCCTCCTGGAGCTTGGCGGCGTCCTGCTGGATTTGCTGGGCCTTTTTGAAGGCCTCGGTGAGCTGGCCGAAGTTGGGGAGTCCGAAACCGGCCATCGCGGCGGCTGTGCAGTTGGGCGCAGGTTACGCGGTGCTGCGGGCGCTCCTAGGCCGCCAGGGCGACGCCCTCGAAGGGGCCCAGCCGCTTCACTTCGGTGTGGAGGCTGATGCCGTGGGCGGCCTGGATGCGCTGCTGTACGGCGGTGATCAGGTGATCGATTTCGGTGGCGGTGGCGGCGCCCGTGTTCACGATGAAGTTGGCGTGAATCGGCGACACCTGGGCACCTCCGATGCTCAGGCCCTTGAGCCCCAGGGCTTCGATCAGCTGGCCGGCCTTGTGAGGTTCGGGATTGCGGAACACGCTGCCGCAGCTGGGTTGCTGGTAGGGCTGGGTGCTGGTGCGGCTGTGCAGGTTGGCGCTGGTGCGGCGGCTGATCTCGGCGGGTTCGTGGCCGGCCTGCAGCCGGAAGCGGGCCGAGAGCACCACCAGCGGTTCGGCTTGCAGGCGGCTGTGGCGGTAGGCGAAGTCGAGCGCGCTGGCGGGTAGCGCGAAGGGGTGATCGGGCCGGTGGGGCTCGATCACGGTCACGCTCTCCAGCACCTCTGCTGTGCAGCCGCCTTGGGCACCAGCGTTCATCACGGCGGCACCGCCCACGGTGCCGGGGATGCCCACCGCCCACTCCAGGCCCGAGAGCCCGGCCCGGGCTGCCCGGCGCGCCAGGCTGGGGATCGGCTCGCCAGCCTGGGCTTCGATCAGGCCTGTGCTGGCTTCGATCACGGCTCCCTGCAGGTGCCGGTTGCAGAGGGTGAGGCCCTCGAGGCCGGCATCGCTCACCAGCAGGTTGGAGCCGGCGCCGATCACACGCGCCTCAAGCCCTTCGGCCTGGGCCCAGGCGAGCAACGCCTGGAGCTGGGCGCTGTTGTCGGGTTCGGCGAACCACTGGGCGGACCCTCCAACACGCCAGGTGGTGTAATCCGCCAGCCCCACAGAGCGGCGCAGGCCGAGTGGGGTCGGGGCC contains these protein-coding regions:
- a CDS encoding YbaB/EbfC family nucleoid-associated protein, encoding MAGFGLPNFGQLTEAFKKAQQIQQDAAKLQEELDAMELEGTSSCGRASVWLSGNQQPLKVRLDPSLLAEGAPAAEAATLDALKAAYELSTGTMKQRMEELTGGLNLNLPGLG
- the murB gene encoding UDP-N-acetylmuramate dehydrogenase, yielding MTAPTPLGLRRSVGLADYTTWRVGGSAQWFAEPDNSAQLQALLAWAQAEGLEARVIGAGSNLLVSDAGLEGLTLCNRHLQGAVIEASTGLIEAQAGEPIPSLARRAARAGLSGLEWAVGIPGTVGGAAVMNAGAQGGCTAEVLESVTVIEPHRPDHPFALPASALDFAYRHSRLQAEPLVVLSARFRLQAGHEPAEISRRTSANLHSRTSTQPYQQPSCGSVFRNPEPHKAGQLIEALGLKGLSIGGAQVSPIHANFIVNTGAATATEIDHLITAVQQRIQAAHGISLHTEVKRLGPFEGVALAA
- the rsgA gene encoding ribosome small subunit-dependent GTPase A, translated to MALEANFCRVQLDQPGPGGIEHLLCVRRTRLGKTGQQICVGDRVQIDGIDWPEGRGAVAALEPRSSLLERPAVANCSRVVVAVALEQPQLDPLQLTRFLLTAERTGVAVELVLTKADLLTAVQQQAWRERLGGWGYEPLLVSAQQGAGIVELRERLSAPGIAVLCGPSGVGKSSLLNALVPELALRVSAVSGRLQRGRHTTRHVELFRLADAALLADTPGFNRPDLPQEPAELGPLFPEIRQRLADGVCRFKNCLHQGDPGCAVGNDWDRHPLYLSCLEAVQAQAARDRNRSADTAGFKQRGSRREPLLDQRLRQVSRRRQRQSEADEDG